One segment of Deinococcus seoulensis DNA contains the following:
- a CDS encoding HD domain-containing phosphohydrolase produces MTRAAIRHGLREALLGAPWWMFTLLGLTLLSVSLSVLVIREAAGHQRTLLLLADTTSLARQLDALEWRAVSGDPLDGEYWAEVRGSLQAARQQETELLRAARREDGPRPLRWLPLPRPPLPAGVTLQAASGALRESREATTQELTLIRRGDLAAARALDRARVDPLSDRLEGMTAALRTRQTWSARVSLQLAALLGALTLLLSLVTAALLSARLRRSLKRARTLEREGQAQREREERDSLTGLWNRAGLARQYVHWTGQGPLSVVVLDLNRLKVINDLGGHAAGDAHLRRVALALLEVTEPLGLVARWGGDEFVMLLPALSAAQAAGVAGRALALLEAPGEPLPPFAFGVSAVEGASSLERALALADAAMYEHKETQRRDAEQRGGGRLGPSVEEFTSRLEQLETPQEVLGEGLMLARQVLDFHGSVYLERTGEAFVLRELSGDLPPGAVQALRGQAYHAGTGLTGQVIADSAARWSNDYPDEPGALDAWVRAGLKSTLLVPVRYGGRVMGVLGLLQFGSWRVVTPQARRLTEAVASRLGHTFERLQAVESVRSALQGGLLALGVALEERDLETAGHTARVVDLSARLGQQLGLHDAKLDALRQGASLHDIGKLVIPDAILRKPGPLDAQEWQVMRHHAERGYEIAHRLSGLMPATLDVIRSHHERWDGQGYPDGLAGEAIPLPARIFAVCDVYDALTHVRPYKEAWSHEAAVAEIRAQSGTHFDPNVVEQFIALIESSR; encoded by the coding sequence CGCCATCCGGCACGGGCTGCGAGAGGCGCTGCTGGGCGCGCCGTGGTGGATGTTCACGCTGCTGGGCCTGACGCTGCTCAGCGTGTCCCTGAGCGTCCTGGTGATCCGCGAGGCGGCCGGGCACCAGCGGACGCTGCTGCTGCTGGCCGACACCACCAGCCTGGCACGCCAGCTGGACGCGCTGGAGTGGCGGGCCGTGAGCGGCGACCCGCTGGACGGCGAGTACTGGGCCGAGGTGCGCGGCAGCCTTCAGGCCGCGCGGCAGCAGGAAACCGAGTTGCTGCGCGCCGCGCGCCGCGAGGACGGACCCCGGCCCCTGCGCTGGCTGCCGCTGCCCCGCCCGCCACTGCCCGCCGGGGTGACCCTGCAGGCGGCGTCGGGCGCGCTGCGCGAGTCCCGCGAGGCGACCACGCAGGAACTCACGCTGATCCGCCGGGGCGACCTGGCCGCGGCCCGCGCGCTGGACAGGGCGCGCGTGGACCCGCTCTCGGACCGGCTGGAAGGCATGACGGCCGCGCTGCGCACCCGGCAGACCTGGAGTGCCCGCGTGAGCCTGCAACTGGCGGCGCTGCTGGGCGCCCTGACGCTGCTGCTGTCGCTGGTGACGGCCGCGCTGCTCTCGGCGCGGTTGCGGCGCAGCCTGAAACGGGCGCGGACGCTGGAACGCGAGGGGCAGGCGCAGCGGGAACGGGAGGAACGCGATTCCCTGACCGGCCTGTGGAACCGCGCGGGGCTGGCGCGGCAGTACGTGCACTGGACCGGGCAGGGGCCGCTGAGCGTGGTCGTGCTGGATCTCAACCGCCTGAAGGTCATCAATGACCTGGGCGGGCACGCCGCCGGGGACGCCCACCTGCGGCGCGTGGCGCTGGCGCTGCTGGAGGTCACGGAACCGCTGGGACTGGTGGCCCGCTGGGGCGGCGACGAGTTCGTGATGCTGCTCCCGGCCCTGAGTGCCGCGCAGGCGGCCGGGGTGGCCGGGCGGGCGCTGGCGCTGCTGGAAGCGCCGGGCGAGCCGCTGCCGCCCTTCGCGTTCGGCGTGAGTGCCGTGGAGGGCGCGTCGTCCCTGGAGCGGGCGCTGGCACTGGCCGACGCCGCCATGTACGAGCACAAGGAAACGCAGCGCCGTGACGCCGAGCAGCGGGGCGGCGGGCGACTGGGCCCCAGCGTCGAGGAGTTCACGTCCCGCCTGGAGCAACTGGAAACCCCGCAGGAGGTGCTGGGCGAGGGCCTGATGCTGGCGCGGCAGGTACTGGACTTTCACGGCAGCGTGTACCTCGAACGGACGGGCGAGGCGTTCGTGCTGCGCGAACTGAGCGGCGACCTGCCGCCCGGCGCCGTGCAGGCGCTGCGCGGACAGGCCTACCACGCCGGGACGGGCCTGACCGGGCAGGTCATCGCGGACAGCGCCGCCCGCTGGAGCAACGATTACCCCGACGAGCCCGGCGCGCTGGACGCCTGGGTGCGGGCCGGACTGAAAAGCACGCTGCTGGTGCCCGTGCGGTACGGGGGCCGCGTGATGGGCGTGCTGGGCCTGCTGCAGTTCGGGTCGTGGCGGGTCGTCACGCCGCAGGCGCGCCGCCTGACCGAGGCGGTCGCCTCGCGGCTGGGGCATACCTTCGAGCGGCTCCAGGCGGTCGAGAGTGTCCGCAGCGCCCTGCAGGGGGGACTGCTGGCGCTGGGCGTGGCGCTGGAGGAACGCGACCTGGAAACGGCCGGGCACACTGCGCGGGTCGTGGATCTCTCGGCGCGGCTGGGGCAGCAGCTCGGACTGCACGACGCGAAACTGGACGCGCTGCGCCAGGGTGCGTCGCTGCATGACATCGGGAAGCTGGTCATCCCCGACGCCATTCTGCGCAAGCCCGGCCCGCTGGACGCGCAGGAGTGGCAGGTCATGCGGCACCACGCCGAACGCGGGTACGAGATCGCGCACCGCCTGTCGGGCCTGATGCCCGCCACGCTGGACGTCATCCGCTCGCACCATGAACGCTGGGACGGTCAGGGCTACCCGGACGGACTGGCGGGCGAGGCCATTCCGCTGCCCGCGCGGATCTTCGCGGTGTGCGACGTGTACGACGCCCTCACGCACGTCCGCCCGTACAAGGAGGCGTGGTCGCACGAGGCGGCCGTCGCCGAGATCCGCGCGCAGAGCGGCACGCACTTCGACCCGAATGTCGTCGAGCAGTTCATCGCGCTGATCGAGTCATCGCGCTGA
- a CDS encoding ComEC/Rec2 family competence protein, with product MSPSTPRKPGSEQPEKKTRPGKATPATKAASAKASDAKGSGARASSARSGSTKASNTKASGAKASASGAKAGARTGRRAGKGRPGTSSSDLLGLLVLIVTGSLAACGWIRNQGGSDAPGGPVTTAPDGAQVTIRFLDVGQGDAILIRSPEGKTALIDGGRSAARLTDALKQYGVTRLDLMIATHADADHIAGLVPAAALNPRVFINNGLGGTTQTWERLVAALQDVNATFVKASNQTVNLGSVKLRVLAPPPGMPDEQNTNSVGLAVQFGEFRALMTGDSETPETEGWLAQERADVRGPFQVYKSIHHGASNGDSAAWLASVRPQNVVISVGQNSYGHPTDAALRLYRQSGARVYRTDRQGTVTFQGRADGTYTAETER from the coding sequence GTGAGCCCCAGCACTCCCAGAAAACCGGGTTCCGAACAGCCCGAGAAGAAGACCCGCCCCGGCAAAGCGACCCCGGCGACAAAGGCGGCCTCCGCGAAGGCCAGCGATGCGAAGGGCAGCGGTGCGAGGGCCAGCAGTGCAAGGAGCGGCAGCACGAAGGCCAGCAACACGAAGGCCAGCGGTGCCAAGGCCAGTGCCAGTGGTGCGAAGGCAGGCGCCCGCACGGGCCGCCGCGCCGGGAAGGGCCGCCCCGGCACCAGTTCCTCGGACCTGCTGGGCCTGCTGGTCCTGATCGTGACCGGCAGCCTCGCCGCGTGCGGCTGGATCCGCAACCAGGGCGGCAGCGACGCGCCCGGCGGGCCAGTCACGACCGCCCCGGACGGCGCGCAGGTCACCATCCGCTTTCTGGACGTGGGGCAGGGCGACGCCATCCTGATCCGCAGCCCGGAAGGGAAGACCGCCCTGATCGACGGGGGCCGCAGCGCCGCCCGCCTCACGGACGCCCTGAAGCAGTACGGCGTGACCCGCCTGGACCTGATGATCGCCACGCACGCCGACGCCGACCACATCGCCGGACTGGTCCCGGCCGCCGCCCTGAATCCCCGCGTGTTCATCAACAACGGCCTGGGCGGCACCACCCAGACCTGGGAGCGACTCGTGGCGGCCCTGCAGGACGTGAACGCCACGTTCGTCAAGGCCAGCAACCAGACCGTGAACCTGGGCAGCGTGAAACTGCGCGTGCTGGCCCCACCACCCGGCATGCCGGACGAGCAGAACACCAACAGCGTCGGCCTGGCCGTGCAGTTCGGGGAGTTCCGCGCCCTGATGACCGGCGACAGCGAAACCCCGGAAACCGAGGGCTGGCTGGCGCAGGAACGCGCGGACGTGCGCGGCCCCTTCCAGGTGTACAAGAGCATTCACCACGGCGCCAGCAACGGCGACAGCGCCGCGTGGCTGGCCAGCGTCAGACCGCAGAACGTGGTCATCAGCGTCGGGCAGAACAGTTACGGGCACCCGACCGACGCGGCGCTGCGCCTGTACCGCCAGAGCGGCGCGCGGGTGTACCGCACCGACCGTCAGGGCACCGTGACCTTCCAGGGCCGCGCCGACGGCACGTACACCGCCGAAACCGAACGCTGA
- a CDS encoding DUF3006 domain-containing protein: MKPESVRSETESTRTDDPFAPTDQPTPTPHPAPPEPPADQPEVWTVDGIEQTPHGPVARLERPDGQTVDRPLTDLPPGLREGDLLSVTDGPDGVTLRPAVRALPAQSAARRADMQATLDTLNEQGRDRLARDPARHPLSATLPANDGEIDL; this comes from the coding sequence GTGAAGCCGGAATCCGTTCGTTCTGAAACAGAATCCACGCGGACGGACGACCCGTTCGCCCCCACCGACCAGCCCACCCCGACCCCACACCCTGCCCCGCCCGAACCGCCTGCTGACCAGCCCGAGGTATGGACCGTGGACGGCATCGAACAGACCCCGCACGGCCCGGTCGCGCGACTGGAACGCCCGGACGGGCAGACCGTGGACCGCCCCCTGACCGACCTGCCCCCCGGCCTGCGCGAGGGTGACCTGCTGAGCGTCACGGACGGCCCCGACGGCGTCACCCTGCGTCCCGCCGTGCGCGCCCTGCCCGCGCAGAGTGCCGCGCGCCGCGCCGACATGCAGGCCACCCTGGACACCCTGAACGAACAGGGCCGCGACCGGCTGGCCCGCGATCCGGCACGCCACCCACTGTCAGCGACCCTGCCAGCCAATGATGGAGAGATCGACCTGTGA
- a CDS encoding GGDEF domain-containing protein, with translation MNDHATDAQRQIIRYRSLVQVTAALARHVRTDDLLRAMHVQVQALFDTPITLLARRTAQGGWHCLTLESNNLSEQFIGLRPDGLLERVLEGRLRLENNLPVYLERERLGIVRVHHRSDLPYTLSWMGVPLQAGVVTGVLSVQSYALNAFTSEDLEFLELLGVHLSIALENAALHERVEREAHTDPLTGLWNRRRFTERSEAALLDVRRGEPYTLAVMDLQGFKAVNDEFGHDAGDRVLVQMGGLLDRLTLEGVHVFRLGGDEFAALLPCPESAALLSLRALLDDLNAQAWSVPTPRLNIGLAPAYPQDSVSDWVRRADARMYGAKRQRQSLIE, from the coding sequence TTGAACGACCATGCCACCGACGCGCAGCGGCAGATCATCCGGTACCGGTCCCTGGTGCAGGTGACGGCCGCGCTGGCCCGGCACGTGCGCACGGACGACCTGCTGCGCGCCATGCACGTGCAGGTGCAGGCGCTGTTCGACACGCCCATCACGCTGCTGGCCCGCCGGACCGCGCAGGGCGGCTGGCACTGCCTGACGCTGGAAAGCAACAACCTCTCGGAGCAGTTCATTGGCCTGCGTCCCGACGGGCTGCTGGAGCGGGTGCTGGAGGGTCGCCTGCGGCTGGAGAACAACCTGCCGGTGTACCTGGAACGCGAGCGGCTGGGTATCGTGCGGGTGCATCACCGGTCGGACCTGCCGTACACGCTGTCGTGGATGGGCGTGCCGCTTCAGGCGGGCGTGGTGACGGGCGTGCTGTCGGTGCAGAGTTACGCCCTGAACGCCTTCACGTCCGAGGACCTGGAATTCCTGGAGTTGCTGGGCGTGCACCTGAGCATCGCGCTGGAGAACGCCGCGCTGCACGAACGGGTGGAACGCGAGGCGCACACGGACCCCCTGACGGGCCTGTGGAACCGCCGCCGGTTCACGGAGCGCAGCGAGGCGGCGCTGCTGGACGTGCGCCGGGGCGAACCGTACACGCTGGCCGTGATGGACCTGCAGGGATTCAAGGCCGTGAACGACGAGTTCGGGCACGATGCGGGCGACCGGGTGCTGGTGCAGATGGGCGGCCTGCTGGACCGCCTGACGCTGGAGGGCGTGCACGTGTTCCGGCTGGGCGGCGACGAGTTCGCGGCGCTGCTGCCCTGCCCGGAGTCGGCGGCGCTGCTGAGCCTGCGCGCCCTGCTGGACGACCTGAACGCGCAGGCGTGGTCGGTGCCGACGCCGCGCCTGAACATCGGGCTGGCCCCGGCGTACCCGCAGGATTCCGTGAGTGACTGGGTGCGCCGCGCCGACGCGCGCATGTACGGCGCCAAGCGGCAGCGGCAGTCACTGATCGAATGA